A genomic segment from Malus domestica chromosome 05, GDT2T_hap1 encodes:
- the LOC139196005 gene encoding probable receptor-like protein kinase At5g39030 has product MQKEINVIVKNKTWQLVVRLCDNSVIGVKWIYKTKLNQDGFVQRNKARLVAKGYSQKPGIDFQETFALVANMKQSVALFLKLLRRSEQGHKVYNIKKALYDLKQAPRVWYGEINSYTSMKGDFKEVRMNLPSISKLKSSKKQKSVTLSTAEAKFVSASIATSQTVWLRIIMQDFGEKQESTAPIICDNKSTIAMSKNLVCHSKSKYIALKHHYIRGVVEDKEVDMRFPLRFGRTGKSGSTMIKVVTESSGTKTVSKARYCVADYEKISNSKNDGFVEDVTLRSYTYCKLEKATKGFSDQVGKRPFGTFYKRVIPSNGGRVVAIKKLEKVMDQGDWEFRNEMNAIGRTHHKNLVKLLGYYHDGSNRLLVYEYMTNGFKLFNSVSMFMDEEAMDESTHNLLLSAKLNALQVIALGLCYWRICCRRCVNMDILEDQVILENWVYHCLEADELDKLVKDEDVDKNELQMMVKVGLWCIQDELAFRPSMKKIILMLEGTVEIPNPPSFTSISSSIS; this is encoded by the exons ATgcaaaaagagatcaatgttaTTGTGAAAAACAAGACATGGCAACTAGTGGTCAGACTTTGTGACAACTCCGTCATTGGAGTGAAGTGGATTTATAAGACTAAGCTTAATCAAGATGGTTTTGTTCAAAGGAACAAAGCTAGATTGGTAGCAAAAGGTTATTCTCAGAAACCTGGGATTGACTTCCAAGAAACCTTTGCATTGGTAGCTAACATGAAACAATCTGTGGCCTTATTTCTGAAGCTGCTCAGAAGAAGTG AACAAGGGCACAAGGTGTACAATATTAAAAAGGCACTTTATGACTTGAAACAAGCTCCAAGAGTATGGTATGGAGAGATCAACTCATATACTTCAATGAAAGGGGATTTCAAAGAAGTGAGAATGAACCTGCCTTCTATTTCAAAACTGAAG TCATCTAAGAAGCAGAAATCAGTTACACTATCAACGGCAGAGGCTAAGTTTGTGTCAGCTTCAATTGCAACTTCTCAAACAGTGTGGCTGAGAATAATTATGCAAGACTTTGGTGAGAAACAAGAATCAACAGCTCCTATCATTTGTGACAACAAGTCAACTATTGCCATGAGCAAGAATCTTGTCTGTCACAGCAAGTCAAAATATATTGCTTTGAAGCATCACTACATCAGAGGTGTTGTTGAAGACAAGGAAGTGGATATG AGGTTTCCGCTAAGATTTGGAAGAACTGGAAAAAGTGGCTCAACCATGATCAAAGTTGTCACTGAGAGTTCAGGGACAAAAACTGTAAGCAAAGCAAG ATACTGTGTTGCAGATTACGAAAAGATTTCGAATTCAAAAAATGATGGGTTTGTAGAAGATGTCACGCTGCGATCATATACATATTGTAAGCTTGAAAAGGCAACCAAAGGTTTTAGTGATCAAGTGGGCAAAAGACCATTTGGGACATTTTATAAAAGGGTCATACCATCAAATGGTGGGAGAGTAGTGGCTATCAAGAAACTAGAGAAGGTGATGGATCAAGGAGACTGGGAATTCCGAAATGAGATGAACGCAATAGGAAGGACGCATCATAAAAATCTGGTTAAATTGCTTGGCTACTATCACGATGGATCAAATAGGCTTCTGGTTTATGAGTACATGACCAATGGCTT CAAGCTTTTCAACTCTGTCAGCATGTTCATGGATGAAGAAGCCATGGACGAATCTACACACAACCTTCTCCTCTCTGCAAAACTCAATGCTCTTCAAGTTATAG CTTTGGGGTTGTGTTATTGGAGAATATGCTGCAGAAGATGTGTGAATATGGACATACTTGAAGATCAAGTTATCCTTGAGAATTGGGTATACCATTGTTTGGAAGCCGACGAACTGGATAAGCTAGTGAAGGATGAAGATGTTGACAAGAATGAACTTCAAATGATGGTTAAGGTAGGACTTTGGTGCATCCAAGATGAGCTAGCATTTCGCCCTTCGATGAAGAAGATCATACTAATGCTGGAAGGGACTGTAGAGATACCAAACCCGCCAAGTTTTACCTCCATTTCTAGTTCCATTTCCTGA